The stretch of DNA CGAAATACCGCCCGACACCCATTTCCTGGCCGGGCAGGTCGATACCACCACGGATGAGGTGCACCTGTTCGATCTCGAAGATGCGCCCCCTACCCACCGCAAAGACGTGACCCGACTGTACGACGATTTACGCGAAGCCGCGCAACTGACCAGTCAGGAACGTTGCAGCCGGTTCCCCGATGTGGGGGCTGTCCTGCCCCTTGACGAGGCGTCGGCACATGTGGCCGGACGGAGCGCGGACTGGAGCCAGGTGCGGCCGGAATGGGGCTTGTCCAGCAACACGACCTTCATCATCGGCCGCCGGGAGCTGACCAAAGGATTGAACCTGGCCGGACGCGTCTTCCTGCACTCGTACGACTATCGGGAAGATCCGACCGGCCGCTGGCTGGAAGTGCTCCTGACCGCGCCGCAGGTGGTGGCGCAGTGGATCAACATGGAGCATTATTTCTCAGCCGTGGACAACGATGTGTATGGAAGCGGGAGCAAGATTTACCACAACGTGGTCGGCCGCATCGGAATCATGTCCGGCCCCTGGAGCGATCTCCGGCTCGGTCTGGCCTGGCAGACCGTCATGAACGACGAGATGCCCTACCATGAACCCATGCGGCTCCTGACACTGGTGGAGGCGTCGCGTGCGCGGATCGAAAAACTCATCGCGCGACACGAGGTGCTACAACATTTCTATCACAACGAGTGGGTACACCTGGCTACGCTGGACCCGGAGGACGGAGTCTGGTACCGCTACATGCCGTCGGGTGTCTGGCGCCGTGTCAGAAATCCTAGTGACACATAGATGAACAGCCATCATTGCCGAGAGAAGATCTTTTTCAAAGGAGTGGAGACATGGCCGCACTCACGTTGCATCCCATGAAAGAAATTCGCGTCATCGTGTCGGGTGAGCATCGGCCCTTTGTGACCGAGTTGTTGGACAAGGTGGAGGCGACCGGCTACACCATCATCGGCAATATCTCGGGGAAAGGCCATCATGGCGTCCGTGAAGCCCATTTTATGTTCAGTGAGCAGGAGAGCCTGGTCATGATCATGGCGGTGGTGCCGGAAGAAAAGGTGGAACCGGTGCTGGCCGGGTTACGACCGCTGTTCGAACGACACTCGGGCGTCATGTTCGTCTCCGATGTCGCCGTCAGCCGACGCGAATACTTCGGCAAGAAGAACGCCAAGTCCTGACCGGCAGACCGGAAACCAGCGGCTGGTGAGCCCGCAGGGCGTGGGACCGACCTTGTCTTCTCACCGGTGATTGTCTACAATGTGCTCCCGTTGGCCTGTAAGAGGAAGGACGGCACGTGAAGGGATTACGGTTTGAACGGCTCGGGCGAAACCGCCACTACAACATTATCTTCCACATCGGCAGCAGCTATGTGCCGGTGAGCGACGAGGCCATCGACGAGCTGAAAGCCCAGACCCTCCTGTCCTCCGAGCGCTTTCTCGACCTCCTCCTCGACAAAATCGGCTACACCAGTTACCTCAAGGACCAGATCCGCGCCGAGCTTCAAGCCTCTGGAGATCCCATGACCCAGATGACCGTCCTCCAAGGCGCCATCCGGGAACTGTAAGGCGCGACGCCTGTTGCCCCTCACACATCCCGCATCACTCCCGCACTCTCTATTGTGCCTCGGTCTTCCCCTGGATAAAACAGCATATTCTGGTTACTCTACAGTCCGGACGGGTACGGAACTCTAAAGAACCACCTGCGACATGTGACCAGCGTTCTACCCCGTTCACACTCTCGTTTCTCACTGAGGCACTTCCAGCATGGCGATGCAGATCGACGAGGCCACTCGCTCCTACGAGCACTGGCTCTCCACATATATGCCCCTCATCCCGGCAGACCTCGCACTCAAACATGCCGCCATGCGACGGGACGCGTTTTCGTTTTTGCGGGCCACCTTTTACCGGTGGATGCAACTGTGGCCAAGTATCTGCGCGGATGTCGCCGCGGCACCCGCGTTGTTGGCCGTCGGCGATCTCCACCTCGAAAACTTTGGAACTTGGCGGGACCGGGAAGGCCGTCTGACCTGGGGCGTCAACGACTTCGATGAAACGGCCCTCCTGCCCTACACCAATGACCTGATGCGTCTGGCCGTCAGCGCCAGACTCGCCATCAAGACGGACCAGTTGAGCCTGAGCCCCAAAGCCGCTTCAGAGGCGCTGCTGACCGGGTACCTCGAAGGACTGCAGTCCAGCGGACAACCGTTCGTGCTGGCAGAACAGCACAGCTGGCTGCGCGACCTCGCCACCAGCAAGCTCCGTCACCCGGTGAAGTTCTGGAAGAAGATGCAGGCTCTGCCGCCGGCTCAAGGACCCGTGCCTCAGTCCCTACGCCTGCTGTTCAACCGCCTGATGCCGGAGCCGGGACTGTCCTGGAGTCTGCACCACCGCGTGTCTGGAGTGGGAAGCCTGGGACGTCCGCGTTATGTCGCTCTGGCAGACTGGCAGGGAGGCATGATCGCACGTGAAGCCAAGGCCTTGGCGCCCTCTGCCGTGGTGTGGGCCAGAGGTGGACGGGATACGACCATCCTGTATCAATCGATCGTGGACCAGGCTGTCCGGTCCGCCG from Nitrospira sp. encodes:
- a CDS encoding P-II family nitrogen regulator, whose product is MAALTLHPMKEIRVIVSGEHRPFVTELLDKVEATGYTIIGNISGKGHHGVREAHFMFSEQESLVMIMAVVPEEKVEPVLAGLRPLFERHSGVMFVSDVAVSRREYFGKKNAKS
- a CDS encoding DUF2252 family protein translates to MAMQIDEATRSYEHWLSTYMPLIPADLALKHAAMRRDAFSFLRATFYRWMQLWPSICADVAAAPALLAVGDLHLENFGTWRDREGRLTWGVNDFDETALLPYTNDLMRLAVSARLAIKTDQLSLSPKAASEALLTGYLEGLQSSGQPFVLAEQHSWLRDLATSKLRHPVKFWKKMQALPPAQGPVPQSLRLLFNRLMPEPGLSWSLHHRVSGVGSLGRPRYVALADWQGGMIAREAKALAPSAVVWARGGRDTTILYQSIVDQAVRSADPFVQLHEIWIVRRLSPYCSRIDLTALPKKRDEGQLLYTMGQETANVHLGSRDAIGPVRRDLSKRKGDWLRAGSKAMARVMFTEWKKWVDRPLTKDART